A single region of the Syntrophales bacterium genome encodes:
- a CDS encoding GIY-YIG nuclease family protein, producing MRKLRIITARNRITHEILNAVFIGQRDYFHSGSPLDLKPLSRAELALTIRAGNGADPVIDASRISRLIDGKTVVVPSGGERPLKFFFPTGRDIHRRAISVLMDEERQELASGKTERPLNDGEIRDRLKQRHGLAITRRQVGFCRQELGIPNLYRRKGGGGYSSERRRFSAACRLDTDSVKKNAPAKPGIYELSIADAQIKYPGGADSAFYIGSTGNIRKRMNEHLKSYNKNGGIRGYLEKYDCLFRYIVLETNCQEEEKRLYDLFADDFGAPPWCNRVSPRGSGKVYP from the coding sequence ATGCGGAAGTTGAGGATCATAACCGCCAGAAACCGGATCACCCATGAGATTTTGAACGCCGTTTTTATAGGCCAGAGGGATTATTTTCATTCGGGAAGCCCCCTTGATCTAAAGCCCCTGAGCCGGGCGGAACTTGCCCTGACAATAAGGGCCGGCAACGGGGCGGATCCTGTGATTGACGCCAGCAGGATATCGAGGCTTATTGACGGCAAGACCGTTGTCGTCCCCTCCGGCGGGGAAAGACCTCTCAAATTCTTTTTTCCCACCGGCCGCGACATCCACAGGCGTGCCATAAGCGTGCTGATGGACGAGGAGCGGCAGGAGCTTGCCTCGGGGAAAACAGAGAGACCGCTTAACGATGGAGAGATCAGGGACCGGCTGAAGCAAAGACACGGCCTCGCCATTACCCGGCGGCAGGTGGGATTCTGTCGCCAGGAGCTGGGCATTCCCAATCTTTACCGGAGGAAGGGGGGTGGCGGTTATTCCTCCGAACGGCGCAGATTCTCCGCGGCCTGCCGTCTCGATACGGATTCCGTGAAAAAAAACGCCCCCGCAAAACCGGGTATTTATGAACTCAGCATTGCGGACGCTCAGATCAAATATCCCGGCGGCGCGGACAGCGCGTTTTACATCGGCAGCACCGGAAATATCAGAAAAAGGATGAACGAACACCTGAAGTCGTACAATAAAAACGGGGGTATAAGGGGATACCTGGAAAAATATGATTGCCTTTTCAGGTATATTGTTTTAGAAACAAACTGTCAGGAAGAGGAGAAGAGATTATATGACCTCTTTGCGGACGATTTCGGCGCCCCTCCATGGTGTAACAGGGTAAGCCCGCGGGGAAGCGGAAAGGTATATCCATGA
- a CDS encoding cold-shock protein, whose product MTNGIVKWFSDKKGYGFIEQEDGPDVFVHHSGINGDGFKTLHDGDRVTFDIEQGQKGPAAVNVTVV is encoded by the coding sequence ATGACTAATGGAATTGTAAAATGGTTTAGCGATAAAAAAGGCTACGGGTTCATCGAACAAGAAGATGGTCCGGATGTTTTTGTTCATCATTCAGGAATCAATGGGGACGGTTTCAAAACTCTTCATGATGGTGATCGTGTTACTTTTGACATAGAACAGGGTCAAAAAGGTCCTGCTGCAGTAAATGTAACAGTAGTTTAG
- a CDS encoding diguanylate cyclase translates to MKILIIEDNPDHAELARLALEPHFEVCLLESGEDALRYLEGLAGDAWPAAILLDYSLPGMDGLTVFERIMERGYDIPVIMVTGQGDERIAVEAMKKGAYDYMVKSGNYRTLLPSVIFKAVKQHEMEREKERLALDMERLVITDDLTGIFNRRYFYQKLEEEVVRAKRQNGKLSLIMFDLDHFKEYNDTFGHFEGDKVLKETGRIILSSIRDKVDSGCRYGGDEFAAILPGADIKQADVVAGRIRELVREKRMGNIGISAGIAEYDPESGMKDFIKTADDALYEAKKVEGKRWKVED, encoded by the coding sequence ATGAAAATTCTAATCATCGAAGACAATCCGGATCATGCGGAGCTTGCCAGGCTGGCGCTTGAGCCCCACTTTGAGGTTTGTCTGCTTGAATCGGGAGAAGACGCTCTGCGGTATCTGGAAGGCCTTGCCGGGGATGCTTGGCCCGCGGCGATACTGCTGGACTATTCACTTCCCGGAATGGACGGCCTGACTGTATTTGAGCGTATCATGGAGCGGGGATACGATATACCCGTGATCATGGTAACCGGCCAGGGTGATGAAAGGATTGCCGTCGAGGCGATGAAGAAGGGCGCGTATGATTATATGGTCAAATCGGGAAACTATCGGACGCTTTTGCCCTCCGTCATATTTAAGGCTGTGAAGCAACATGAAATGGAAAGGGAGAAAGAGAGGCTTGCTCTCGATATGGAAAGGCTTGTCATCACAGATGATCTGACGGGCATATTTAATCGCAGGTATTTCTATCAGAAGTTGGAGGAAGAGGTGGTCAGGGCAAAGAGGCAGAACGGAAAGTTGTCTCTTATCATGTTCGACCTCGACCATTTCAAGGAATATAATGACACCTTCGGCCATTTTGAAGGAGACAAGGTCCTTAAGGAAACCGGGAGAATCATCCTCTCTTCCATCAGGGACAAGGTTGATTCCGGCTGCCGTTACGGCGGGGATGAATTTGCTGCCATCCTGCCCGGCGCTGACATAAAACAGGCCGACGTCGTGGCGGGGCGAATCCGGGAACTGGTCAGAGAAAAGAGGATGGGCAATATCGGCATCAGCGCTGGCATTGCGGAATATGACCCTGAAAGCGGCATGAAGGATTTTATCAAGACAGCCGATGACGCGCTGTACGAAGCTAAAAAGGTAGAAGGTAAAAGGTGGAAGGTGGAAGACTGA
- a CDS encoding four helix bundle protein, with translation MRDHTKLRAFELADEVAVLIYQVTAVFPREELYGLTSQMRRAAVSVPSNIVEGCARDSQADYLRFLYIAFGSLRELHYQLNLSKRLGFLRNQDSSLIEPKIVETEKVLNGLIRSLRVED, from the coding sequence ATGCGTGATCATACAAAACTTCGGGCATTTGAGCTGGCTGACGAAGTGGCAGTATTGATTTATCAGGTTACCGCAGTGTTTCCGAGAGAAGAGCTGTACGGTCTGACTTCTCAAATGCGACGGGCGGCGGTTTCAGTTCCATCAAACATCGTTGAAGGATGCGCACGTGACAGCCAGGCCGATTACCTTCGTTTTCTCTATATAGCCTTCGGGTCATTGAGAGAGTTGCATTATCAGCTAAATTTGTCGAAGCGTTTGGGATTCTTGCGCAACCAGGATTCATCTCTGATTGAACCAAAGATTGTCGAAACAGAGAAGGTCTTGAATGGTTTAATTCGATCGTTGCGAGTGGAAGACTGA
- a CDS encoding PAS domain S-box protein, whose translation MKRTAIICIAVLLLTAAGSLFIYKKHLLIKANIEASFNERQLMLAKLISRKTELAVDDIISELLTASRIASTIKGDERCRAGLETLYADLKEKNTTLLFRLDNKGILTHYLPEDRLKGVTGKDFSFRPYFSEVKRTGRPYISRMLLAGGEKHVDIKGRFKTIFIIVPLYDNGRFAGVLGASIDFASMLEKSIRVETIGSRRTDYCWIIDDRGIFVSHPIKEFIGFNVFTVREERAPGISFEEINMIMREKMMRGESGTDVYISGWHSGQKGKIKKLIAYAPFYLGGRQYSVALATPAAEVTLMSRKNFENTLLTMAFIIATILSGLLYILSLDRRRIEMLRRETKLAEEIKKSRDYLRNLLESANDLIYTVDTDGCFTYINPRIEDYGYTPGELMGKRFLTILTEKHRGKRFEKSIGEKIPQIYNVEIRKKDNAIRICRISTSPLMDQGGNITGLFATVRDRTEHEQTKANLKYLKEYSEKIVASIPSSLLVLDKDLNIKSVNRTYREIRGSGDDDVVGKNIKEIFSSDLLKEGGLLKTLDEVIETGETRRLYGVKHTSSSHPEKILNITASGIRRAEEEEEEEEEEDIILVIEDVTEMARLTEEIRKKNKEMESFVYIISHDLRAPIVSIQGFSSILLADFQDKLDDTGKRYLARIQANVRQMEILIDDLLEFSRIGRVAGAFEDVPSVEIISDVLDVLSPQLKKRGIKVNVQSSLPVIHCERISIYQVFENLIQNSVKYMGDAESPVIEVGCKKTGGFHEFYVKDNGIGIDPEYHQRIFQIFQRLKEVDAKGTGIGLAIVERIAEVHGGSVRVESERGKGATFYFSVGIGGKLKAEG comes from the coding sequence ATGAAAAGAACAGCAATAATCTGCATTGCCGTCCTGCTGCTGACAGCCGCGGGATCGCTGTTTATTTACAAAAAGCATCTTCTGATTAAGGCCAATATAGAGGCAAGCTTCAACGAACGCCAGTTGATGCTTGCAAAACTGATAAGCCGTAAAACGGAACTGGCCGTGGACGACATCATAAGCGAGCTTTTGACAGCCTCCCGGATAGCCTCAACAATAAAGGGGGATGAAAGATGTCGGGCCGGCCTTGAAACGCTTTATGCTGATCTGAAAGAAAAAAACACAACGCTCCTCTTCCGCCTGGATAACAAGGGAATATTAACGCATTATCTTCCGGAGGACAGGCTGAAAGGTGTGACAGGGAAAGATTTCAGCTTCAGACCCTACTTCAGTGAGGTCAAAAGAACAGGCAGGCCTTATATATCCAGGATGCTCTTGGCCGGCGGCGAAAAACATGTTGACATTAAAGGCCGCTTCAAAACAATTTTCATCATTGTTCCGCTTTATGATAATGGTAGATTCGCCGGTGTATTGGGCGCAAGTATCGATTTTGCCTCAATGCTTGAGAAGAGCATACGTGTCGAGACGATCGGGTCAAGAAGAACGGACTACTGCTGGATAATAGATGATAGAGGGATATTTGTCTCACACCCTATAAAGGAGTTCATAGGCTTTAACGTTTTTACCGTCAGGGAAGAAAGGGCTCCCGGCATCTCTTTTGAAGAAATAAACATGATCATGCGGGAAAAGATGATGAGGGGGGAGTCAGGGACCGATGTGTATATCAGTGGCTGGCACAGCGGGCAAAAGGGAAAAATCAAAAAGCTCATCGCCTATGCCCCCTTTTACCTTGGCGGCAGGCAATATTCAGTTGCTCTGGCGACTCCCGCAGCGGAAGTCACGCTAATGAGCAGGAAGAATTTCGAAAATACCCTGCTCACGATGGCGTTCATCATAGCGACAATACTCTCCGGCCTCCTGTACATCCTGAGCCTTGACCGGCGGCGGATTGAGATGCTGAGGAGAGAAACCAAACTTGCAGAGGAAATAAAAAAATCAAGGGACTACCTCCGGAATCTCCTGGAGAGCGCAAATGATCTCATCTATACCGTTGATACAGATGGCTGTTTCACCTATATCAACCCCAGAATCGAGGATTATGGATACACCCCCGGCGAACTTATGGGAAAGCGCTTTCTGACTATCCTGACCGAAAAGCATCGCGGAAAAAGATTTGAAAAATCGATCGGTGAAAAGATCCCGCAGATTTACAACGTGGAAATCAGGAAAAAAGATAACGCAATCAGAATTTGCCGTATCAGCACTTCACCTCTAATGGATCAGGGAGGCAACATCACCGGCCTTTTTGCCACAGTCAGGGATAGAACTGAGCACGAGCAGACAAAGGCGAATTTGAAATATCTCAAAGAATACAGCGAAAAGATCGTAGCCAGCATACCCTCCTCACTCCTTGTATTGGATAAAGATCTGAACATAAAATCGGTCAACCGAACGTATCGGGAAATAAGGGGATCGGGGGATGATGATGTGGTGGGAAAAAATATCAAAGAGATATTCTCCAGCGATCTCCTGAAAGAAGGGGGGCTCCTCAAGACCCTTGATGAGGTGATTGAGACCGGAGAAACTCGCCGGCTCTATGGGGTAAAACATACCTCTTCGAGTCACCCGGAAAAAATCCTGAACATAACGGCAAGTGGTATCCGCCGTGCAGAAGAAGAAGAAGAAGAAGAAGAAGAAGAAGATATCATCCTGGTCATAGAAGACGTCACCGAAATGGCGAGGCTGACGGAGGAGATCAGAAAAAAGAACAAGGAGATGGAGAGCTTTGTCTATATCATATCCCATGACCTGAGGGCGCCTATCGTTTCTATCCAGGGCTTCTCTTCGATCCTCCTTGCCGACTTTCAGGATAAATTAGACGACACGGGAAAAAGATACCTGGCGCGCATACAGGCCAATGTCAGGCAGATGGAGATTCTCATCGACGATCTCCTTGAGTTTTCGAGGATCGGCAGGGTTGCCGGCGCTTTTGAGGACGTCCCTTCCGTGGAGATAATCAGTGACGTCCTGGATGTTCTTAGCCCCCAGTTGAAAAAGAGGGGCATAAAGGTGAATGTGCAAAGCAGCCTTCCCGTTATTCATTGTGAAAGGATCAGTATATATCAGGTCTTCGAGAATCTGATCCAGAACAGCGTCAAATATATGGGAGATGCCGAAAGTCCGGTGATTGAGGTCGGGTGCAAAAAGACAGGCGGCTTCCACGAATTTTACGTGAAGGACAACGGGATCGGCATCGATCCGGAGTATCATCAAAGGATATTTCAGATATTCCAGAGACTGAAGGAGGTGGACGCAAAAGGGACGGGCATTGGCCTCGCCATTGTGGAAAGGATTGCGGAGGTTCATGGCGGTTCGGTCCGGGTGGAATCGGAGAGGGGAAAAGGGGCGACCTTCTATTTTTCGGTGGGGATAGGTGGAAAGTTGAAGGCTGAAGGCTGA